AGCAACTCATCCTTCACCTTCTCCATATTGCTTCTAAGCCATGTCTTCTGAGAAACAATTCtgtgaaaattattttgtgctGAAGCCAGATAACGCTAGTTTCTATGATCTCGCTAGCTTTCTCTTTTCCTCTAAATCAGAAACTAGTAAATTCATCGAGGGCTCAGAAGAACTTAAGGGAGACTTTTGGAGAAGATGGTACATCTTCAACTCCCTTTTTGCGCAGAAACTCCTCCTTAAGGTGGGAAAACCTATGGTCCAAATAGGGAATGTGTTAGAGCTATGGCTGAATCTTCTTTCAAGCAACGGTGGATTACTCAGGCTCATCACCAATTTCTTAACAGGTTTGGTTTGTGTGATTGTGTCTATGTTTTGTTTCATATGTAGTATGATATATTGAGCATTTAATAGGTTAATTATAAAGTTCCATATGTATAATCTGCATGGATGTATGGCAGTATATATGGGCAAAATTGTGTGCATGCAGTAATTATTATGCTATTATGTATGtgttctaacttctaacttCTAAATGTTACTAATATCTACTTTAAGGCAAATTTTTTAGGTACTAATATCTAAGATTTCCTAAGTATTTTGAAAACTATGACTGTAATGCAGTGTTATCTTTCTATTAAACAATCTAATTTAATGCAGTCATGTCTTTAAATTTAGTTGGAAAATTTATTGCCctctaatttattatttaaaccaAGATATGCTAATTCCCAGTCTTCCAAAAATTGATGGAGTAGGGGGGTTTTCCAGGAAAATTGGTAAGGCCGAATAGGTCATCGGCAAAGTTTACATCTGTGTTGGCAAATCTTGATCAAAGAGTGGAATTAGACAAAAGCATTAGTTATGGTAACAGAAAATACAACGCGTCGCTCTCAATTATGGCTTCCAAATTGTCGTACGAAAATGAAGCATTCGTTAAAACCATAATCAAAGATCATTGGAATGTAAGTATCACTGACCTGGCAAAACAAATTTTTGCTTGATTCTGTCCTTGTTATATATGATGGGATGGCTATGATGATGATTaacgtttctttttttctttttctttttttttttcatttttgcacAGATGGAATTCTTGGGCTTCAACAACTTTTGGAATGGTAAGCAACAACCtatattatattctttttataaaattatgtagtTATGACCTAGGTTATAGAAGAATAGGAAAGGAAATCTTTTGTctcacaattatatatatatatatatatataaatagattttaaaaatataatataactcattaaaaaaaaaaaaaaaagctaataaacTAAGGATCTGATTAATATATGCTCTAAAGGCTATATTAatcatccattaaaaaaaatttaaaatggtttactaatatttgggcatacattagtaaaacACATAAACTAATAAGAAAAGATAAATTATCTAAATGTGCACATTACTAACTAATAGATAGAGTCTTCAACTTAAAAATGACAATATTTAATAATATCtgtaaacatatataatatggACATGACGTGAGTTTATACAAATTAGTATTTATTACAAATTGATTCATGTCAAAGTGAATTGACctattgaaaatgttaaaaaagtCTTTAAACACACGTGCAATACTTCATGAACATTAATGTGACATTGAGTCTGTTGACATTGAGTCTTTAAACACACGTCCCCTGAGGTGTACTTGCATTCATTTTTGCCTTCAAAACAACAGCTCCCATACAATCTCCATAAATAACACATGGGCTTGGTCCCTCCTACATCTTGAACCCATAAATTCATTTATCTTTTCATGGGTGCCCAAAAATTTAGTGTATTGGCCAGCTAGGTTTCTAATCTCTGCTCTTTTGCTCTTTATTTTGTTGCACTGTCATTTGGGCTTGGATAATGTGTTATCCATAAGTCCATGTCATCCGTTTAATACCAATCACTGGGGAGTAAGGGCAAAAGGCCCACGTTATGCCTTAGTGACTCGGGCAATGACCCAATATGGGCTTAATGTCAGCTAATTTTAAATAGCTGTACTCTTGGTACACCTCAGGggatcaattattattatttaatttaaaaattggtTATCTATAATCATTTGTGGTTTATTGTTAGACCAATACTTTCTTCAAATCATAAGATTGGAAAAAGTTCCTCACCTTGGGCTTGATTTAACTAACCAACAAGACACACTTTGTCCCTTGAGATGTTATAACTAAACAATCATGTGGGATAGATGTTATATATTTTCATCTTCATTGCCCAAATATAAATTCCTCGGGCTGATTGACTAAAAAAGTGTACATTTTACCTGCACCTAGTTTAACGCACATACTTAATAGTGCAATAATTTGGTATGATGATAgactctttattaaatttatttatgaggGCATTTAGTCCTTATGTTATGTATCAGGATCTTAATGCAGTCAAAATAGTTATGAAAATAGCACCACTTTGTATAGTTTCCCCATGCTATCTGTAGGACTCAAATTTGAAATTGCATCACAATTTTTACTTTTGTGGCAATTTTATTCTCCATGTTTAGTGAAAGATTAGTATATGCTTTGCCtgcaattttaatattttacctttttctttttttggccaactagaaataaaaaatgttcTAATCCAATGTTTGGCAGATTACTTGGAGGACGCTGCAACTCAAGCCATTATGTTCCAAGATACAAGGGTTGACCCTAATCTAATCGTGGTTGCATTTAGGGGCACCGAGCCATTCGACCCAGAAGGATGGAGAACAGATGTGGATCTCTCGTGGTATCAATTTGAAGGGGTGGGTAAGACTCATAGTGGCTTTATGAAAGCTCTTGGTCTTCAAAAGAACAAAGGATGGCCCAAAGAAATAGAACAAGGAATTAACCAAAAGAAATATGCTTATTATGAAATCAGACAAAGGTTGAGAgagttattgcaaaaaaatgagaatgcaaaatttatATTAACAGGACACAGCTTGGGTGCGGCATTGGCAATTTTGTTTCTAACTGTGCTAGCAAAACATGAAGAGGAAAGGTTGATGCATAAGTTGGAGGGAGTGTATACATTTGGGCAACCAAGGGTCGGAGACAATCAGTTGGGGGGTTATATGGAGAAGAGGTTGAAGCAATATGATGTGCGGTATTTTAGGTTTGTTTACTGCAATGACATAGTGCCTAGGGTCCCTTATGATGATGAAACTTTCTTTTTTACTCACTTTGGACCTTGCCTCTACTACAATAGCTTCTATAAAGGAAAGGtcagtactctctctctctctctctctctctctctctctttaagcATGTATATTTTTAGATTTGGTTCAATGAG
This DNA window, taken from Quercus robur chromosome 2, dhQueRobu3.1, whole genome shotgun sequence, encodes the following:
- the LOC126710520 gene encoding triacylglycerol lipase OBL1-like; this encodes MSSEKQFCENYFVLKPDNASFYDLASFLFSSKSETSKFIEGSEELKGDFWRRWYIFNSLFAQKLLLKVGKPMVQIGNVLELWLNLLSSNGGLLRLITNFLTGKLVRPNRSSAKFTSVLANLDQRVELDKSISYGNRKYNASLSIMASKLSYENEAFVKTIIKDHWNMEFLGFNNFWNDYLEDAATQAIMFQDTRVDPNLIVVAFRGTEPFDPEGWRTDVDLSWYQFEGVGKTHSGFMKALGLQKNKGWPKEIEQGINQKKYAYYEIRQRLRELLQKNENAKFILTGHSLGAALAILFLTVLAKHEEERLMHKLEGVYTFGQPRVGDNQLGGYMEKRLKQYDVRYFRFVYCNDIVPRVPYDDETFFFTHFGPCLYYNSFYKGKILKDEPNKNYFSATWAIFKFMNAVWELIRSFIIPYTSGQEYKESWLMKMMRIFGLVFPGLAEHLPLDYVNVTRLGSLPLGLQDSKVN